The following coding sequences are from one Streptomyces sp. V3I7 window:
- a CDS encoding DUF3830 family protein, whose amino-acid sequence MTDSRKDSQAARYIEVSLVKRSVHCTARLLDDRAPRTCAAVWDALPLSGDVYHAKYARNEIYALFPPFADAEPPLENPTVTPIPGDLCYFSFAGTELGTRAYGYDREVGPQATVVDLALFYERNNLLLNGDVGWVPGIVWGQVVDGLDRMAEACNDLWRSGAEGETLSFRRA is encoded by the coding sequence ATGACGGATTCACGGAAGGATTCCCAGGCCGCCCGCTACATCGAAGTCTCGCTGGTCAAAAGGTCAGTTCACTGCACGGCACGGCTGCTGGACGACCGTGCTCCGCGCACCTGCGCCGCCGTGTGGGACGCCCTGCCGCTGAGTGGCGACGTCTACCACGCCAAGTACGCCCGCAACGAGATCTACGCTCTTTTCCCGCCATTCGCCGACGCCGAGCCGCCCCTGGAGAACCCGACGGTCACTCCGATCCCGGGCGACCTCTGCTACTTCTCCTTCGCCGGCACGGAACTGGGCACGCGCGCCTACGGATACGACCGCGAGGTGGGCCCCCAGGCCACCGTGGTGGACCTCGCCCTGTTCTACGAGCGCAACAACCTGCTCCTCAACGGCGACGTGGGCTGGGTGCCCGGCATCGTCTGGGGTCAGGTGGTCGACGGCCTCGACCGGATGGCCGAGGCCTGCAACGACCTGTGGCGGTCCGGGGCGGAGGGGGAGACGCTCAGCTTCCGCCGGGCGTGA
- a CDS encoding amidase, whose amino-acid sequence MRCMELTDLTAGQLLDGYRKGEFGPVEATRAALERARRIQLEVNAFVRLMERDALGQAEESAERWRRGEPCGLLDGVPVTVKDILLLRGHPTLRGSETVDPHGVWDEDAPSVARLREHGAVFLGKTTTPEFGWKGVTDSPLSGVTRNPYDTTRTSGGSSGGGAAAVALGAGPLSLGTDGGGSVRIPASFCGIFGLKPTYGRVPLYPASAFGTLAHVGPMTRDAADAALMMDVIAAPDARDWSALGPAPESFTAGLGGGVHGLRVAYSPSLGGQVAVQPAVAAAVRRAVARLADLGAYVEEADPDFAEPLDAFHTLWFSGAARTVQRLAPQQRQLLDPGLREITGLGARFSALDYLAAVDVRMDLGRRMGRFHESYDLLVTPTVPITAFEAGAEVPKGSPYRRWTGWTPFTYPFNLTQQPAASVPVGVDGAGLPVGLQIVAARHRDDLVLRAAHALYEAGAASAAGPAPAVTPGGS is encoded by the coding sequence ATGCGCTGCATGGAGCTCACCGACCTCACCGCCGGACAACTCCTCGACGGCTACCGCAAGGGCGAGTTCGGCCCCGTGGAGGCGACCCGCGCGGCGCTGGAGCGGGCCCGGCGGATCCAGCTGGAGGTGAACGCCTTCGTCCGGCTCATGGAGCGGGATGCGCTCGGACAGGCCGAGGAGTCGGCGGAGCGCTGGCGGCGCGGTGAGCCGTGCGGGCTGCTGGACGGCGTCCCGGTCACGGTGAAGGACATCCTGCTGCTGCGCGGCCATCCGACGCTGCGCGGCTCCGAGACGGTCGACCCGCACGGCGTCTGGGACGAGGACGCGCCGTCGGTCGCCCGGCTGCGCGAGCACGGCGCCGTCTTCCTCGGCAAGACGACCACCCCGGAGTTCGGCTGGAAGGGCGTCACCGACTCGCCTCTGTCCGGCGTGACCCGCAACCCGTACGACACCACCCGCACCTCCGGCGGCTCCAGCGGCGGCGGCGCGGCCGCGGTGGCGCTGGGTGCGGGCCCGCTGTCGCTGGGCACGGACGGCGGCGGGAGCGTGCGCATCCCGGCGTCGTTCTGCGGAATCTTCGGGCTGAAGCCGACGTACGGCAGGGTGCCGCTGTACCCGGCGAGCGCCTTCGGGACGCTGGCGCACGTGGGCCCGATGACGCGGGACGCGGCCGACGCGGCGCTGATGATGGACGTCATCGCCGCCCCCGATGCCCGCGACTGGTCGGCGCTGGGTCCGGCGCCGGAGTCGTTCACGGCGGGGCTCGGCGGCGGGGTGCACGGGCTGCGGGTGGCGTACTCGCCGTCCCTGGGCGGCCAGGTGGCCGTGCAGCCGGCGGTCGCGGCGGCGGTACGGCGGGCGGTGGCGAGGCTGGCGGACCTCGGCGCGTACGTGGAGGAGGCCGACCCCGACTTCGCCGAGCCGCTGGATGCCTTCCACACCCTGTGGTTCAGCGGCGCGGCCCGCACCGTCCAGCGGCTCGCGCCGCAGCAGCGGCAGCTGCTCGACCCCGGGCTGCGCGAGATCACCGGCCTCGGGGCCCGCTTCAGCGCGCTGGACTATCTGGCCGCGGTGGACGTGCGCATGGACCTCGGCCGCCGCATGGGCCGCTTCCACGAGTCGTACGACCTGCTGGTGACCCCGACCGTGCCGATCACGGCGTTCGAGGCGGGCGCCGAGGTGCCCAAGGGCTCGCCGTACCGGCGCTGGACGGGGTGGACGCCGTTCACCTACCCCTTCAACCTCACCCAGCAGCCGGCCGCGAGCGTGCCGGTGGGCGTGGACGGCGCCGGGCTGCCGGTGGGGCTGCAGATCGTGGCCGCCCGGCACCGCGACGACCTGGTGCTGCGCGCCGCGCACGCCCTGTACGAGGCGGGGGCGGCGTCGGCCGCCGGCCCCGCTCCAGCCGTCACGCCCGGCGGAAGCTGA
- the ehuB gene encoding ectoine/hydroxyectoine ABC transporter substrate-binding protein EhuB — MAPPHGNGTGTSGHASRRTRRSVLTGALALGTLGALGASGCSRVATASSTNGGELLDRLRAQGVVRLGIAGEIPFGYIDKDGQLTGEAPELAKVVFKRLGVDRVQPVPTEFGSLIPGLNSQQFDVVAAGMYVNPERCEQVIFSDPDYQMLDAFIVRKGNPKGLHDYKDVVEKKARFATGTGFAEIQYAVDAGYKESDILIVPDQVAGLNAVEAGRVDVFAGTALTTREVVKHSAKAESTRPFAPLVDGERHVDGGAFAFRPGETKLRDAFNKELRGLKASGELFRILRPFGFTKAEMTDLTAKELCGG, encoded by the coding sequence ATGGCTCCACCACATGGGAACGGCACAGGCACATCCGGTCACGCGTCCAGACGCACTCGGCGCTCCGTGCTCACGGGCGCCCTGGCGCTCGGGACGCTCGGGGCACTCGGCGCGAGCGGCTGCTCGCGCGTGGCGACCGCGTCGAGCACGAACGGCGGTGAACTCCTCGACCGGCTGCGCGCCCAGGGCGTCGTGCGGCTCGGGATCGCGGGAGAGATACCCTTCGGCTATATCGACAAGGATGGCCAACTGACCGGCGAAGCACCGGAGTTGGCCAAAGTCGTCTTCAAGCGCCTCGGGGTGGACCGGGTGCAGCCGGTACCCACGGAGTTCGGCTCCCTCATACCCGGTCTGAACTCCCAGCAGTTCGACGTCGTGGCCGCCGGGATGTACGTGAACCCCGAGCGCTGCGAGCAGGTCATCTTCTCGGACCCGGACTACCAGATGCTCGACGCGTTCATCGTGCGCAAGGGCAATCCGAAGGGCCTGCACGACTACAAGGACGTCGTGGAGAAGAAGGCCAGGTTCGCCACCGGGACCGGGTTCGCCGAGATCCAGTACGCCGTCGACGCGGGGTACAAGGAGAGCGACATCCTGATCGTCCCGGACCAGGTCGCCGGACTGAACGCGGTCGAGGCGGGGCGCGTCGACGTGTTCGCCGGTACCGCCCTGACCACCCGTGAGGTGGTCAAGCACTCCGCCAAGGCCGAGTCCACCCGGCCCTTCGCCCCGCTCGTCGACGGCGAACGGCACGTCGACGGGGGCGCGTTCGCCTTCCGCCCCGGCGAGACGAAGCTGCGTGACGCCTTCAACAAGGAGCTGCGGGGGCTCAAGGCGAGCGGCGAGCTGTTCCGGATCCTGCGGCCGTTCGGCTTCACCAAGGCCGAGATGACCGACCTCACCGCGAAGGAGCTGTGCGGCGGATGA
- a CDS encoding aspartate/glutamate racemase family protein: MDVSFLGGPRAQRGVGVVAPFDFALDRELWRWVPDDVSLHLTRTPYVPVEVGLDLARLVSEHETLGEAVRALTAVAPEVVAYACTSGSFVGGIAGERAMGAAMTRAGDVPAVTTSGALLEALAELAVRRVALVTPYTVSVTRALEEYVAEAGVEVTGCVFMGLTRHIWKVPYREVADMARTAVRDTGTQALFISCTNLPTYDVIPQLEAELRLPVISANQVTMWAALSRLGTGAVGPYQALVDMSARGWPPVLPEGQQEGWT; this comes from the coding sequence ATGGACGTCTCGTTTCTCGGTGGACCTCGCGCGCAGCGGGGTGTAGGGGTGGTCGCCCCGTTCGACTTCGCGCTGGATCGGGAGCTGTGGCGCTGGGTACCCGACGATGTGTCGCTCCATCTGACGCGGACGCCGTACGTACCGGTCGAGGTCGGCCTGGACCTGGCCCGGCTGGTCAGCGAGCACGAGACGCTGGGCGAGGCCGTGCGGGCGCTGACCGCGGTGGCGCCCGAGGTCGTCGCGTACGCCTGCACGTCCGGGAGCTTCGTCGGCGGGATCGCCGGGGAGCGGGCGATGGGCGCGGCGATGACCCGGGCGGGCGACGTGCCCGCCGTGACGACGTCGGGGGCGCTGCTGGAGGCGCTGGCCGAACTCGCCGTGCGGCGGGTGGCGCTCGTGACGCCGTACACCGTGTCGGTGACGCGGGCACTGGAGGAGTACGTGGCGGAGGCCGGGGTCGAGGTCACCGGCTGCGTGTTCATGGGACTGACCCGGCACATATGGAAGGTGCCGTACCGGGAGGTGGCGGACATGGCGCGCACGGCGGTGCGCGACACGGGCACCCAGGCCCTGTTCATCTCCTGCACCAATCTGCCGACGTACGACGTGATACCCCAGCTGGAAGCGGAACTGCGCCTTCCCGTCATCTCGGCCAACCAGGTCACGATGTGGGCGGCGCTGAGCCGGCTGGGTACCGGAGCGGTGGGGCCCTATCAGGCGCTGGTCGACATGTCGGCGCGTGGATGGCCTCCCGTACTGCCTGAAGGACAGCAGGAGGGCTGGACATGA
- the ehuC gene encoding ectoine/hydroxyectoine ABC transporter permease subunit EhuC, producing MTSGLWKLVLEGVWTTVQLLVFSGLLATAVAFAIGVARTNRLRIVRFLAALYTEVFRGTSALVMIFWVFFVLPLAFGWQLVPLWAGTLSLGLTYGAYGSEIVRGALNAVDPAQKEGGIALGFTPWQRLRLILLPQAVPEMIPSFCNLLVELLKGTALVSVMGMGDLAFSANLVRLALQQSAAIYSYVLLIYFVIAFLITRLMRRLEERLKAGVGKSPGTETEARAAKRAQTTGVSAAGGGVA from the coding sequence ATGACCTCGGGCCTGTGGAAACTCGTACTCGAAGGAGTCTGGACCACCGTCCAGCTGCTCGTGTTCAGCGGGCTGCTGGCCACGGCGGTCGCCTTCGCCATCGGTGTCGCGCGCACCAACCGGCTGCGGATCGTGCGCTTCCTCGCCGCGCTCTACACGGAGGTGTTCCGCGGCACCTCTGCGTTGGTGATGATCTTCTGGGTGTTCTTCGTGCTGCCGCTCGCCTTCGGCTGGCAGCTGGTCCCGCTGTGGGCGGGCACCCTCTCGCTCGGCCTGACCTACGGGGCGTACGGCTCGGAGATCGTGCGCGGCGCCCTGAACGCGGTCGACCCGGCGCAGAAGGAGGGCGGCATCGCGCTCGGCTTCACGCCCTGGCAGCGGCTGCGGCTGATCCTGCTGCCGCAGGCGGTGCCGGAGATGATCCCGTCCTTCTGCAACCTGCTGGTCGAGCTGCTCAAGGGCACGGCGCTGGTGTCGGTCATGGGCATGGGTGACCTGGCGTTCAGCGCCAACCTCGTGCGGCTGGCGCTCCAGCAGAGCGCGGCGATCTACTCGTACGTCCTGCTGATCTACTTCGTCATCGCGTTCCTGATCACGCGGCTGATGCGGCGGCTGGAGGAGCGGCTGAAGGCCGGGGTCGGCAAGAGCCCCGGTACCGAGACGGAGGCGCGTGCCGCCAAGCGGGCGCAGACGACCGGCGTGAGCGCCGCGGGTGGTGGTGTCGCGTGA
- the ehuD gene encoding ectoine/hydroxyectoine ABC transporter permease subunit EhuD, which translates to MKWDWNAVGEFMPYFWDGLLVTLKALALGSLIAFVLGLVWTLLMRLPSRWVRWPVGTVTEFVRNTPLLVQLFFLFYVLPEWGLTFSALTTGVFAIGLHYSTYTMQVYRAGIEAVPTGQWEAATALSLPVRCTWTAVILPQAIRRVVPPLGNYVIAMLKDTPVLMTITVLEMLGEARLFSQQHFQFTEPVTVIGVAFIVISALASLLLRTLERRLVR; encoded by the coding sequence GTGAAGTGGGACTGGAATGCCGTCGGCGAGTTCATGCCGTACTTCTGGGACGGTCTGCTCGTCACCCTGAAGGCGCTGGCGCTGGGTTCGCTGATCGCCTTCGTGCTGGGGCTGGTGTGGACGCTGCTGATGCGTCTGCCGAGCCGGTGGGTGCGCTGGCCGGTGGGGACGGTGACGGAGTTCGTCCGCAACACCCCGCTGCTGGTGCAGCTGTTCTTCCTCTTCTACGTGCTGCCGGAGTGGGGACTGACGTTCTCGGCGCTGACCACCGGTGTCTTCGCGATCGGGCTGCACTACTCGACGTACACCATGCAGGTCTACCGGGCCGGCATCGAGGCGGTGCCCACCGGTCAGTGGGAGGCCGCGACCGCGCTGAGCCTGCCGGTGCGCTGCACCTGGACCGCGGTGATCCTGCCGCAGGCGATCCGCCGGGTCGTGCCGCCGCTCGGCAACTACGTGATCGCGATGCTCAAGGACACGCCCGTCCTGATGACCATCACCGTCCTGGAGATGCTCGGCGAGGCGCGGCTGTTCTCGCAGCAGCACTTCCAGTTCACCGAGCCGGTGACGGTGATCGGCGTGGCCTTCATCGTCATCTCCGCCCTGGCCTCCCTTCTTCTGCGCACCCTGGAGCGTCGCCTTGTCCGTTGA
- a CDS encoding D-2-hydroxyacid dehydrogenase: protein MPTPAAPSDLPTLLVLDAEPLPRLGRLTGRARIVHTDEAGLAERLPEADVLLVWDFTSRAVREAWPGEGPRPRWVHTASAGVEHLMCPELAASDTVVTNARGVFEQPIAEYVAALVLALAKDLPRTLDLQRERTWRHRESRRLAGTRACVIGSGPIGRAIARTLKALDVTTALVGRTPRTGVHGPDDLDRLLSRADWVIAAAPLTEQTAGMFDARRFGVMQPSAHFVNIGRGQLVVEEALAEALARRWIAGAALDVFTDEPLSPASPLWELPGLIVSPHMSGDTIGWRDELAAQFVELYEGWAAGRPLVNVVDKERGYVPGH from the coding sequence TTGCCGACACCCGCCGCCCCGTCCGACCTCCCGACCCTTCTCGTCCTCGACGCCGAGCCCCTCCCCCGCCTCGGGCGCCTCACCGGCCGCGCCCGCATCGTGCACACGGACGAGGCGGGACTCGCCGAGCGGCTCCCGGAGGCCGACGTCCTGCTCGTCTGGGACTTCACCTCCCGCGCCGTTCGCGAGGCCTGGCCGGGCGAGGGCCCGCGCCCGCGCTGGGTGCACACGGCGAGTGCCGGCGTGGAGCATCTGATGTGCCCGGAGCTGGCCGCCTCGGACACGGTGGTGACCAACGCTCGCGGCGTCTTCGAGCAGCCCATCGCCGAGTACGTCGCCGCCCTGGTCCTCGCGCTCGCCAAGGACCTGCCGCGCACCCTGGACCTCCAGCGCGAGCGCACCTGGCGGCACCGCGAGAGCCGGCGGCTGGCCGGCACGCGCGCGTGCGTGATCGGCTCGGGGCCCATCGGCCGCGCCATCGCCCGCACCCTGAAGGCGCTCGACGTGACGACGGCGCTCGTCGGCCGCACCCCGCGCACCGGCGTCCACGGCCCCGACGACCTGGACCGCCTGCTGTCCCGCGCCGACTGGGTGATCGCGGCGGCCCCGCTGACGGAGCAGACGGCCGGCATGTTCGACGCGCGCCGCTTCGGCGTGATGCAGCCCTCGGCGCACTTCGTCAACATCGGCCGGGGCCAGCTGGTCGTCGAGGAGGCGCTCGCCGAGGCGCTGGCCAGGCGGTGGATCGCGGGCGCGGCGCTGGACGTGTTCACCGACGAGCCGCTCAGCCCCGCCAGCCCGCTGTGGGAGCTGCCGGGCCTGATCGTCTCCCCGCACATGAGCGGCGACACGATCGGCTGGCGCGACGAACTGGCCGCGCAGTTCGTTGAGTTGTACGAGGGGTGGGCCGCGGGAAGACCCCTGGTGAACGTGGTCGACAAGGAACGCGGCTACGTGCCCGGTCACTGA
- the ehuA gene encoding ectoine/hydroxyectoine ABC transporter ATP-binding protein EhuA, whose amino-acid sequence MSVETHDQPADAGARPSELVRLEGVTKRFGDHTVLDGLDLSVQAGRHVTLIGPSGSGKTTILRLLMTLTQPDEGTITVDGQQLFPAPEKQVREVRKKIGMVFQQFNLFPNMSVLRNITEAPVTVLGMPKDEAEARARDLLELVGLTDQCDKRPTQLSGGQQQRVAIARALAMRPQVLLLDEVTSALDPELVAGVLDLLRDIARSTDITMLCVTHEMNFARDISDQVLMFDAGRIIEAGSPEKMFTEPEHERTREFLGAVL is encoded by the coding sequence TTGTCCGTTGAGACCCATGACCAGCCGGCCGACGCCGGCGCCCGTCCGTCCGAACTGGTCCGCCTGGAGGGGGTGACGAAGCGGTTCGGGGACCACACGGTCCTCGACGGGCTCGACCTGTCCGTGCAGGCGGGCCGGCACGTCACGCTGATCGGCCCGTCCGGCTCCGGCAAGACCACGATCCTGCGGCTGCTGATGACGCTGACCCAGCCGGACGAGGGCACGATCACCGTCGACGGGCAGCAGCTGTTCCCGGCGCCCGAGAAGCAGGTCCGCGAGGTCCGCAAGAAGATCGGGATGGTGTTCCAGCAGTTCAACCTGTTCCCGAACATGTCGGTGCTCAGGAACATCACCGAGGCCCCGGTCACCGTGCTCGGCATGCCGAAGGACGAGGCCGAGGCGCGCGCCCGCGACCTGCTGGAACTCGTCGGGCTGACCGACCAGTGCGACAAGCGGCCGACCCAGCTGTCCGGCGGCCAGCAGCAGCGGGTGGCCATCGCCCGGGCGCTGGCGATGCGCCCGCAGGTGCTGCTGCTCGACGAGGTGACCTCCGCGCTCGACCCCGAGCTGGTCGCGGGCGTCCTGGACCTGCTGCGCGACATCGCCCGGAGCACCGACATCACGATGCTCTGCGTCACCCACGAGATGAACTTCGCCCGGGACATCTCCGACCAGGTCCTCATGTTCGACGCCGGCCGCATCATCGAGGCGGGCTCACCGGAAAAGATGTTCACCGAACCGGAACACGAACGGACCCGGGAGTTCCTCGGCGCGGTGCTGTGA